A genomic segment from Epinephelus moara isolate mb unplaced genomic scaffold, YSFRI_EMoa_1.0 scaffold905, whole genome shotgun sequence encodes:
- the LOC126387572 gene encoding POU domain, class 3, transcription factor 4-like, with translation MATAASSPYTLLSSSPMIHPDSQAMQPASPYRGHQKLLQSDYLQSVQSNGHPLGHQWASSLSEGSPWSASMEQQDVKPGREDLQLGIIHHRSPHVAHHSPHHNNHGNHPGAWGTPVSHNSSITSGQQINIYSQTGFTVNGMLDHGGLTPPPNPQGQGMHPGLRDTLSPEHSDLGGHHCHDHSDEETPTSDELEHFAKQFKQRRIKLGFTQADVGLALGTLYGNVFSQTTICRFEALQLSFKNMCKLKPLLNKWLEEADSSTGSSSSIDKIAAQGRKRKKRTSIEVSVKGVLETHFLKCPKPSAQEITSLADSLQLEKEVVRVWFCNRRQKEKRMTPPGEPPPHEGPYSHSGSAGDASSCHDL, from the coding sequence ATGGCCACAGCTGCCTCCAGCCCCTACACCCTGCTCAGCTCCAGTCCCATGATCCACCCGGACAGCCAGGCCATGCAGCCTGCTAGCCCCTACAGAGGACACCAGAAGCTCCTCCAGAGTGACTACCTGCAGAGCGTCCAGAGCAACGGACACCCCCTCGGGCACCAGTGGGCGAGCAGTCTGTCGGAGGGCAGCCCCTGGTCGGCCTCCATGGAGCAGCAGGACGTAAAACCAGGCCGAGAGGACCTGCAGCTTGGCATCATCCATCACCGTTCCCCGCACGTAGCGCATCACTCCCCTCATCACAACAACCATGGCAACCACCCGGGGGCCTGGGGAACTCCGGTGTCCCACAACTCCTCCATCACCAGCGGGCAGCAGATCAACATCTACTCCCAGACGGGCTTCACTGTCAACGGCATGCTGGACCACGGTGGCCTCACACCTCCACCCAACCCGCAGGGCCAAGGCATGCACCCGGGCCTCAGGGACACACTCAGCCCCGAGCACAGCGACCTCGGTGGGCACCACTGCCACGACCACTCCGACGAGGAGACGCCGACTTCGGACGAGCTGGAGCACTTTGCCAAGCAGTTCAAACAGCGGAGAATCAAGCTGGGCTTTACGCAGGCGGATGTGGGTTTGGCTCTGGGCACGCTGTACGGTAACGTCTTTTCCCAAACCACCATCTGCAGGTTCGAGGCTCTGCAGCTGAGCTTTAAAAACATGTGCAAACTAAAGCCGCTGCTGAACAAGTGGCTGGAGGAGGCAGACTCGTCCACAGGCAGCTCTAGCAGTATAGACAAGATAGCAGCtcaggggaggaagaggaagaagaggacgTCCATCGAGGTCAGCGTGAAGGGGGTTCTGGAGACGCACTTTCTCAAGTGTCCCAAACCCTCCGCGCAGGAGATCACCTCGCTGGCGGACTCACTGCAGCTGGAGAAGGAGGTGGTGCGCGTGTGGTTCTGCAACCGGAGGCAGAAGGAGAAGCGCATGACGCCGCCGGGAGAGCCGCCGCCGCACGAGGGACCCTATTCTCACAGCGGGAGCGCGGGAGACGCCTCCTCGTGCCATGATCTCTGA